Proteins from a genomic interval of Schaalia odontolytica:
- a CDS encoding alpha/beta hydrolase family protein, protein MNWSDVLQWRSEPLAEYGREAEKHSRELQEAAERLVARLNSLTGRGQTVTAVRRALTQRISVIEEQVNYLISVSEIASAGVDGIDDIRADIADIQETLASQPIHIDTRGVVSLVSSLLESARDLPTHYLEMVRSVAERVARVLAKAIALEAKLAGMIAALGLGAYDNHVNYSASGPSRPSLPPAGASEQEVASWWANQSDANKQWLIENYPEKIGNLNGVDGTSRDKANRIVLDQKLKDLPGQISQLDEEIAGASSPSVREALRQKKAKLQHELDELEVVKTTLDRTFVDPKTGGKGDGVPRQLLGLDSSERNLKAIVAQGNVDTADHVGVVVPGLHTNVEKTLDAYDNRASDMMTSAKEQVKSGETVAMVSYLGYDAPQKELEAATTVYADKGAVGLAGFLNGMDASREHGAGDAHMTVFGHSYGSTTSGKAAALVNEGVVDDIVLAGSPGAGVQKTSDYHVPQGHAWVSAAPYAYDLVQGLGTDVNFGRNPDTMPGFHHLSGDVGPAPKTYDPVGLHMAYFNKGTQAQREIAGVIAGVGRS, encoded by the coding sequence ATGAACTGGTCCGACGTTCTTCAGTGGCGCTCTGAGCCGCTCGCCGAGTACGGGCGCGAGGCTGAGAAGCACTCGCGTGAGCTCCAGGAAGCGGCTGAAAGACTCGTCGCCCGGCTGAACTCCCTGACCGGGCGCGGCCAGACCGTCACGGCAGTGCGCCGAGCCCTCACGCAACGTATCTCGGTGATCGAGGAGCAGGTCAACTACCTGATCAGCGTCAGTGAAATCGCCAGCGCCGGAGTCGACGGCATCGACGACATTCGCGCCGACATCGCCGACATCCAGGAGACCCTCGCGTCGCAGCCGATCCACATCGATACCAGAGGCGTCGTCTCCCTCGTCTCCAGTTTGCTCGAGTCGGCTCGGGACCTCCCGACGCACTACCTGGAGATGGTGCGAAGCGTCGCGGAACGAGTGGCGAGGGTCCTCGCAAAGGCCATCGCGCTGGAGGCGAAACTGGCCGGGATGATAGCGGCCCTCGGCCTGGGCGCGTACGACAATCACGTGAACTACTCCGCCTCGGGTCCCTCGCGTCCCTCGCTTCCCCCTGCGGGTGCGAGCGAGCAGGAGGTCGCCTCGTGGTGGGCGAACCAGAGCGACGCCAACAAGCAGTGGCTCATCGAGAACTATCCGGAGAAGATCGGCAACCTTAACGGCGTTGACGGCACGTCGAGGGACAAGGCGAATCGGATCGTCCTGGACCAGAAGCTCAAGGACCTGCCAGGACAGATCAGTCAGCTTGACGAGGAGATTGCCGGTGCGTCCTCCCCGTCCGTGCGTGAGGCCCTCCGGCAGAAGAAAGCAAAGCTCCAGCATGAGTTGGATGAGCTGGAGGTGGTCAAGACGACCCTCGATAGAACGTTCGTTGATCCTAAGACTGGGGGCAAAGGTGATGGTGTTCCCCGCCAGCTGCTGGGCCTCGATTCCTCCGAACGTAACCTCAAGGCGATCGTCGCCCAGGGCAACGTGGACACGGCGGACCACGTGGGCGTGGTCGTGCCCGGATTGCATACGAACGTCGAGAAAACGTTGGATGCCTACGACAACCGAGCATCGGACATGATGACCAGTGCGAAGGAACAGGTCAAGTCGGGTGAAACCGTGGCGATGGTGTCGTACCTGGGGTACGACGCCCCGCAGAAAGAACTCGAGGCTGCGACCACCGTGTACGCGGACAAGGGAGCCGTCGGCCTCGCAGGCTTCCTCAACGGCATGGATGCCTCGCGCGAACACGGGGCGGGGGACGCGCACATGACCGTCTTTGGTCACTCGTACGGCTCCACGACCTCGGGTAAGGCCGCAGCTCTCGTGAACGAGGGGGTCGTGGACGACATCGTGCTGGCCGGGTCGCCGGGCGCGGGCGTACAGAAGACCTCCGACTATCACGTGCCCCAGGGACACGCGTGGGTGAGCGCGGCACCCTACGCGTACGACCTGGTTCAGGGCTTGGGGACCGATGTGAACTTCGGGAGGAACCCCGACACGATGCCCGGCTTTCACCACCTGTCGGGCGACGTGGGGCCGGCGCCGAAGACGTACGATCCCGTCGGCCTGCATATGGCCTACTTTAATAAGGGTACTCAGGCCCAGCGTGAGATTGCCGGCGTGATTGCTGGCGTGGGGAGGAGTTAA
- a CDS encoding DUF4853 domain-containing protein, giving the protein MNPEHEAAAEVAQHLHSIEEFQRDVEPAIVAARNEFLTEDTIMGLFKNDYISEIYPEEPPLYTLLSRLYFFSETDADRLRDVYDAKLKPLGFTFSEKHTPEMVLMLWTNADYSASVEVVTHLGIRSGAHYGARNLRSDGSTDQPSRLLPLEGREPDWLTPELTEKYREQ; this is encoded by the coding sequence GTGAATCCTGAGCATGAGGCAGCCGCGGAGGTTGCTCAGCATCTGCACTCGATTGAGGAGTTTCAGCGGGATGTGGAGCCCGCGATTGTTGCCGCGCGCAACGAGTTCCTCACCGAGGACACGATCATGGGTCTGTTTAAGAACGATTACATCTCTGAGATTTATCCCGAGGAACCTCCCCTGTACACGCTGCTCTCTCGTTTGTATTTCTTCTCTGAGACTGACGCTGATCGTCTTCGGGATGTTTACGATGCGAAGCTCAAGCCGTTGGGGTTTACATTCTCGGAGAAGCACACCCCCGAGATGGTGCTCATGTTGTGGACCAATGCCGACTATTCGGCGAGCGTTGAGGTCGTGACCCACCTGGGGATTCGAAGTGGCGCACACTATGGTGCCAGGAACCTGCGCAGCGACGGAAGTACCGACCAACCGTCGAGGCTGTTGCCCCTTGAGGGGCGGGAGCCCGACTGGCTGACCCCGGAACTGACCGAGAAGTACCGGGAGCAGTAG
- a CDS encoding glucose PTS transporter subunit IIA gives MSNTAQAILDAVGGPDNITHLTHCATRLRFELRDASVIDKDTVESIDGVLGAVPQSGDRYQIVIGGAVQSVYNDIQNLPAMKSAGAASNEDVKAAARAKARGKNAIVDAFFEYLSDSFRPLLPVLLGASLILAFLAVLDALHVVDTRADTIPVWLGYVNSMWRAVFYFLPAMVAYNASKKLDIDPWVGTAVILSLLTPNFLGLSDVAKFPATTCIQLVEGKDDLLQCTTQIDNVPLIGSLPLQLADYGGQVFVPLLMVPILALLYKGLKKIIPANVQMVFVPFISFVIIMPLTAFLIGPLSIWIGNGLGGGLAWLNSNAPILFAIIIPIIYPFLVPLGLHWPLNALQLANLAATGSDFIQGPMGAWNFACFGATAGVLFLSIRDRDADMRQTASGALAAGLFGGISEPSLYGIHLRFKRIYPLMLTGCVAGGLTIGIGGGAITHTFVFTSLLTIPVFSPTALYGLGIAVAFFTAFLMVVVFDYRTKEQRAEARERKAALKAGVTPTQAAAPVTQAAPAASASPAAPEFSAAAVADLTLTSPLEGQLVALSDVADEAFSAGALGPGIAVSPSGGAVVAPCDGKVSVAFPTGHAYGIKSASGIQVLIHIGMDTVKLEGKGFTPRVAKGDVVRRGDVLADVDWDVIREAGYDTITPMVVTNKKKFGEVSSAQPGPVAPGDTVVTVSPKQA, from the coding sequence GTGTCCAACACGGCACAGGCCATCCTCGATGCAGTCGGTGGCCCCGACAACATCACCCACTTGACCCATTGCGCGACGCGCCTGCGTTTCGAGCTGCGCGATGCTTCCGTGATCGATAAGGACACGGTCGAGTCCATCGACGGTGTCCTGGGGGCGGTCCCGCAGTCGGGCGACCGCTACCAGATCGTCATCGGCGGTGCCGTCCAGTCGGTCTACAACGACATCCAGAACCTTCCCGCGATGAAGTCCGCGGGTGCGGCGTCCAACGAAGACGTGAAGGCTGCTGCTCGCGCGAAGGCGCGCGGTAAGAACGCGATCGTGGATGCGTTCTTCGAGTATCTGTCCGATTCCTTCCGCCCCCTGCTTCCCGTCCTGCTCGGCGCCTCCCTGATCCTGGCGTTTCTGGCGGTCCTGGATGCCCTGCACGTGGTTGACACGCGTGCGGACACGATCCCTGTGTGGCTGGGTTACGTGAACTCCATGTGGCGCGCGGTCTTCTACTTCCTGCCGGCAATGGTGGCCTACAACGCCTCGAAGAAGCTGGACATCGACCCGTGGGTGGGCACCGCCGTCATCCTGTCGCTGCTCACCCCGAACTTCCTGGGCCTGAGCGACGTTGCCAAGTTCCCCGCCACCACCTGTATCCAGCTCGTCGAAGGTAAAGACGATCTGCTGCAGTGCACGACCCAGATCGACAATGTTCCGCTGATCGGCAGCCTGCCCCTGCAGCTGGCGGACTACGGCGGCCAGGTGTTCGTCCCCCTGCTGATGGTGCCGATTTTGGCGCTGCTGTACAAAGGCCTGAAGAAGATCATCCCCGCGAACGTGCAGATGGTGTTCGTGCCCTTCATTTCCTTCGTGATCATCATGCCCCTGACGGCCTTCCTCATCGGCCCCCTGAGCATCTGGATCGGTAACGGCCTGGGTGGCGGCCTGGCGTGGCTCAACAGCAACGCCCCGATCCTCTTCGCGATCATCATCCCGATCATCTACCCCTTCCTGGTGCCCTTGGGCCTGCACTGGCCGCTCAACGCCCTGCAGCTGGCAAACCTCGCCGCCACCGGGTCCGACTTCATCCAGGGTCCGATGGGCGCGTGGAACTTCGCGTGCTTCGGCGCGACGGCCGGCGTGCTCTTCCTGTCGATTCGCGACCGCGACGCCGACATGCGTCAGACCGCTTCCGGCGCGTTGGCTGCCGGGCTCTTCGGAGGCATCTCTGAGCCGTCCCTGTACGGCATTCACCTGCGCTTCAAGCGCATCTACCCGCTGATGCTCACCGGCTGTGTTGCGGGCGGCCTCACTATCGGCATTGGCGGGGGCGCTATCACCCATACCTTCGTGTTCACGTCCCTGCTGACGATCCCCGTCTTCTCCCCCACCGCCCTGTACGGTCTGGGCATAGCGGTCGCGTTCTTCACGGCGTTCCTGATGGTCGTTGTCTTCGACTACCGCACGAAGGAGCAGCGCGCCGAGGCTCGCGAGCGCAAGGCCGCGCTGAAGGCTGGCGTGACCCCCACCCAGGCTGCCGCGCCGGTGACCCAGGCCGCGCCTGCCGCTTCCGCATCCCCCGCTGCTCCGGAGTTTAGCGCCGCGGCGGTGGCTGACTTGACGCTGACCTCTCCGCTGGAGGGTCAGCTGGTTGCGCTGTCCGATGTGGCCGACGAGGCCTTCTCTGCGGGGGCTCTTGGCCCCGGTATTGCGGTCTCGCCTTCGGGTGGCGCGGTCGTGGCGCCCTGTGACGGCAAGGTATCGGTGGCCTTCCCGACGGGTCACGCCTACGGCATCAAGTCGGCGTCGGGCATCCAGGTGCTGATCCATATCGGTATGGACACGGTGAAGCTGGAGGGCAAGGGCTTCACGCCTCGCGTGGCCAAGGGCGACGTGGTGCGCCGCGGCGACGTGCTGGCGGATGTCGACTGGGATGTCATTCGCGAGGCAGGCTACGACACGATCACCCCCATGGTCGTGACGAACAAGAAGAAGTTCGGCGAGGTGTCGTCGGCGCAGCCGGGCCCCGTTGCCCCGGGTGACACGGTCGTGACCGTGAGCCCGAAGCAGGCGTGA
- a CDS encoding glycosyltransferase family protein: MLLYSHDSQGLGHVRRNLALAHHIAAGVGAGGLRGLVVSGLAPSPLFTLPNGFDWLVLPGVEKRDGVYVPRRLPGTLSETVALRSLILGAALAGFAPDLVIVDRHPLGIRRELEAPLRALRRSHPGARVVLGLRDVLDDPAVAAREWEGLGGADTLVPLVDQVWVYGDPRVHDATSSGEIPPALASRALFTGYLAAGRTDVDPYPGRLSRPYVLTTAGGGSDGGPLVESAASARVPAGHDHIVVAGPQLAEDRFARAQALAGPSTTVVRSCPGLAHRIREAAAVVAMGGYNTVCEILATSTPALIVPREKPRLEQAIRARALSRASAVDTARQETATPDLLSRWLAGAVSTRTDRSHVELGGLAAAARAAARLLTRTPEGELT, encoded by the coding sequence GTGCTGCTCTACAGCCACGACTCCCAAGGGTTGGGGCACGTGAGGAGGAACCTGGCGCTCGCCCACCACATCGCCGCGGGCGTCGGCGCGGGAGGGCTGCGCGGACTCGTTGTCTCGGGCCTTGCTCCCTCGCCCCTGTTCACCCTGCCCAACGGCTTCGACTGGCTGGTGCTGCCGGGAGTCGAGAAACGAGACGGAGTCTACGTTCCCCGTAGGCTCCCCGGCACCCTGTCCGAGACCGTTGCGCTGCGCTCCTTGATCCTCGGCGCCGCGCTCGCCGGCTTCGCTCCCGACCTGGTCATCGTCGACCGACACCCGCTGGGGATTCGCCGCGAGCTCGAGGCGCCGCTTCGGGCGCTGCGCCGCTCCCACCCGGGAGCCCGCGTCGTCCTGGGACTGCGCGACGTCCTCGACGACCCCGCCGTCGCCGCCCGTGAGTGGGAAGGGCTGGGCGGCGCCGACACCCTGGTGCCCCTGGTCGACCAGGTGTGGGTCTACGGCGACCCGCGCGTCCACGACGCCACGAGCAGCGGCGAGATCCCTCCGGCCCTGGCCTCGCGCGCCCTCTTCACCGGCTACCTGGCCGCGGGACGCACCGACGTGGACCCATACCCCGGGCGGCTCTCCCGCCCCTACGTGCTCACCACGGCCGGCGGAGGCTCCGACGGAGGACCCCTCGTCGAGTCGGCAGCCAGCGCACGGGTGCCCGCCGGCCACGATCACATCGTCGTGGCCGGCCCCCAGCTGGCCGAGGATCGCTTCGCCCGCGCCCAGGCCCTCGCTGGGCCCTCGACCACCGTGGTGCGATCCTGCCCCGGCCTGGCCCACCGGATCCGCGAGGCCGCCGCCGTGGTCGCCATGGGCGGCTACAACACCGTGTGCGAGATCCTCGCTACCTCCACCCCCGCCCTCATCGTCCCGCGGGAGAAACCGCGCCTCGAACAGGCCATCCGAGCCCGCGCGCTCTCCCGTGCCAGCGCCGTTGACACCGCCCGCCAAGAGACCGCCACCCCGGACCTGCTCTCCCGCTGGCTCGCCGGTGCCGTCTCCACCCGAACCGACCGATCCCACGTTGAGCTCGGCGGCCTGGCCGCCGCAGCCCGAGCCGCAGCCCGTCTGCTCACCCGCACCCCCGAAGGAGAACTCACATGA
- a CDS encoding glycosyltransferase, with translation MTRIGYVLKVYPRFSETFVVTEILAREDLGQDLSIYALRPTTDTRFHPEIARVEAPVRWVPRPRKAAELWETLTEGLTDEDMRRRFVDLMPHIASLSADDVAQGVALARAAREDGITHLHAHFASLAGRTAWIASSLTDIPYTVTTHAKDIHHDSVDMNLLRKVCAGAAQVIAISSYNQDYLNRVLEGTGARIILQRNALELARFAYRDPKPSYGPLRILAVGRLVEKKGFAHLIDALALARDAGINFDAQIIGEGDLAGELAQRIEDRDLSDSCRLLGARTQNEVRSLLENSDVFVAPCVPGADGNIDGLPTVILESMAVGTPVIATFVSGIPEVVINGRTGVLVPPASASALAQALGDIASGRVPARDLARGARALIEETYDSHVQAARLASLEDEEER, from the coding sequence ATGACCCGCATCGGCTACGTCCTCAAGGTCTACCCCCGCTTTTCCGAAACCTTCGTCGTGACCGAGATCCTTGCCCGCGAAGACCTCGGCCAGGACCTGTCCATCTACGCGCTGCGGCCCACGACCGACACGCGCTTCCACCCCGAGATCGCGCGCGTCGAGGCCCCCGTCAGGTGGGTGCCCCGCCCCCGCAAGGCCGCCGAGCTGTGGGAGACCCTCACCGAGGGCCTCACCGACGAGGACATGCGTCGCCGCTTCGTTGATCTCATGCCCCACATAGCATCCCTGAGCGCCGATGACGTCGCTCAGGGAGTCGCCCTCGCGCGAGCGGCCCGCGAGGACGGCATCACCCATCTGCACGCCCACTTCGCGTCCCTGGCCGGGCGGACCGCGTGGATCGCCTCGTCCCTGACGGACATCCCCTACACGGTCACGACCCACGCCAAGGACATCCACCACGACTCCGTCGATATGAACCTGCTGCGCAAGGTGTGCGCGGGCGCCGCCCAGGTGATCGCGATCTCGAGCTACAACCAGGACTACCTCAACCGGGTGCTCGAGGGCACGGGGGCGCGCATCATCCTGCAGCGCAACGCCCTGGAGCTGGCGCGCTTCGCCTACCGAGACCCCAAGCCCTCCTACGGGCCGCTGCGCATTCTCGCGGTCGGACGCCTCGTCGAAAAGAAGGGCTTCGCCCACCTCATCGACGCCCTCGCCCTGGCCCGAGATGCCGGGATCAACTTCGACGCCCAGATCATCGGCGAGGGGGACCTCGCGGGCGAGCTCGCCCAACGCATCGAGGACAGGGACCTGTCGGATTCGTGCCGCCTGCTCGGGGCGCGCACACAGAACGAGGTCCGCTCCCTCCTCGAAAACTCCGACGTTTTCGTCGCACCCTGCGTGCCCGGCGCCGACGGCAACATCGACGGGCTCCCCACCGTCATCCTTGAATCCATGGCCGTGGGCACTCCCGTGATCGCCACCTTCGTCAGCGGCATCCCCGAGGTCGTCATCAACGGGCGCACCGGCGTCCTCGTTCCCCCGGCCTCCGCGAGCGCCCTCGCGCAGGCTCTGGGAGACATCGCGTCGGGTCGCGTCCCCGCCCGGGATCTGGCCCGAGGTGCGCGAGCCCTCATCGAGGAGACCTACGACTCCCACGTCCAGGCCGCCCGCCTGGCGAGCCTCGAAGACGAGGAGGAGCGCTGA
- a CDS encoding glycosyltransferase family 4 protein, protein MRIAYVCADPGIPVYGTKGASVHIQDVAGELVRRGHEVEIHAVRLGEHPSADLASVPTWTYPLPVHCSDRERAQGMAASAIAEHLETDTPDLVWERYSLFSTVLARLADTRSVRGILEVNAPLIDEQREHRRLDDEQGALANLREQVRAAAATICVSEPVRAWVEERTGTRRAHTIPNGVDTTRITPVGEEDGRVVVTFVGTLKPWHGVEHLIEARRLAAAPWSLRIIGDGPQLPHLEESARRAGIEADFHGSVPPLDMPAHLEGTAIAVAPYPMPERAADHYFSPLKVYEYMAAGLPVVASSLGQIPDALDGCGVLVPPSDPAALARAIDSLAQDPARRAELGERARRLAVDRHSWSGVVTRALDLLGVRHA, encoded by the coding sequence ATGCGAATCGCCTACGTGTGCGCCGACCCCGGCATCCCCGTCTACGGCACCAAGGGGGCCTCCGTCCACATCCAAGACGTCGCGGGCGAACTCGTGCGGCGCGGGCACGAGGTCGAGATCCACGCCGTGCGCCTGGGCGAGCACCCGAGCGCCGACCTGGCGAGCGTGCCCACGTGGACCTACCCGCTGCCCGTCCACTGCTCCGACCGCGAACGCGCGCAAGGCATGGCGGCGAGCGCCATTGCCGAGCACCTCGAAACGGACACCCCCGACCTTGTGTGGGAGCGCTACTCACTGTTCTCCACCGTGCTCGCCCGCCTCGCCGACACCCGGTCGGTCCGAGGAATCCTCGAGGTCAACGCACCCCTCATCGACGAGCAGCGAGAGCACCGTAGGCTTGACGACGAGCAGGGTGCCCTGGCGAACCTGAGGGAGCAGGTGCGCGCGGCAGCCGCCACGATCTGCGTGTCCGAACCCGTGCGCGCCTGGGTCGAGGAGCGCACCGGCACCCGGCGTGCCCACACGATCCCCAACGGCGTGGACACCACCAGGATCACGCCGGTGGGCGAGGAGGACGGCCGCGTCGTCGTCACCTTCGTGGGAACCCTCAAGCCCTGGCACGGCGTCGAACACCTCATTGAGGCGCGCCGACTGGCTGCGGCCCCCTGGAGCCTGCGCATCATCGGCGACGGCCCCCAGCTTCCCCACCTGGAGGAGAGCGCGAGGCGCGCGGGCATCGAGGCGGACTTCCACGGTTCCGTCCCGCCCCTCGACATGCCCGCCCACCTGGAGGGAACGGCCATCGCGGTCGCCCCCTACCCGATGCCCGAACGCGCCGCAGACCACTACTTCTCGCCCCTGAAGGTCTACGAGTACATGGCCGCCGGCCTTCCCGTTGTCGCCAGCTCGCTTGGGCAGATACCCGACGCGCTCGACGGCTGCGGCGTCCTCGTGCCGCCGTCCGACCCCGCCGCCCTCGCGCGTGCGATCGACTCCCTCGCCCAGGACCCGGCTCGGCGAGCCGAGCTGGGGGAGCGGGCGCGACGCCTCGCCGTCGACCGCCACTCCTGGAGCGGGGTCGTCACGCGGGCGCTCGACCTGTTGGGGGTGCGCCATGCCTAA
- a CDS encoding ABC transporter ATP-binding protein: MPKIVRGKRLSPLARTLSLVGPDVRPNRGLAVGGIVALLMDVVFRVMEPWPMKIVVDSVFEAALPKTDDAWAAAPMIVACALLLVLIVGLRAASNYLATVCFALVGSRTAQSLRARVFRHVQGLSLQFHARNRSADTVQRIVGDVNRLQEVAITAGLPLLANTATLAVMLIVMIVLDPLLALIVVAAIALFLLLSRGSSQRITVAARSTRKGEGQLANTAQESLASMPVVQAYGLEDYIAKRFGGANGRAVRQGVKSLRLAARLERSTDLLVGIASAIVLVGGGLRVLDGAMGVGDLVLFTSYLRTAMKPLRDMAKYTGRISRAGASGERVADLMEVRQDIATHPDALSPARIGGSLEFDRVVTEYDGVEVLHDVSLSVAPGERVAIIGPSGSGKSTLASLVVRAQDPVRGRVIMGGYPIKELSLAALRSNVTLLHQEAVLFATTIRENIALGREGASYEEIVAAAKAANAHAFIMEMPGGYDAQVGERGGTLSGGQRQRIAIARALLRNTPVIILDEATTGLDPESAGLVLDAIDGLVSGRTALAVTHDPQVALRCTRVVWIEEGRILLDGSPARLLAQSDLFRAWMASAAANTSGAGA, from the coding sequence ATGCCTAAGATCGTCCGGGGTAAGCGCCTGAGCCCGCTGGCACGCACCCTGTCCCTCGTTGGGCCGGACGTGCGCCCCAACCGAGGCCTCGCCGTGGGCGGCATCGTCGCTCTCCTCATGGACGTCGTGTTCCGCGTCATGGAGCCCTGGCCCATGAAGATCGTCGTCGACTCGGTGTTCGAGGCCGCCCTGCCCAAAACGGACGACGCGTGGGCGGCCGCGCCCATGATCGTGGCCTGCGCGCTCCTGCTCGTTCTCATCGTGGGACTGCGCGCGGCCAGCAACTACCTGGCCACCGTGTGCTTCGCGCTCGTCGGCTCCCGGACCGCCCAGTCCCTGCGCGCCCGCGTGTTCCGCCACGTGCAGGGCCTGTCCCTGCAGTTCCACGCGCGCAACCGCAGCGCGGACACGGTGCAACGCATCGTCGGAGACGTCAATCGCCTGCAGGAGGTGGCCATCACCGCCGGGCTGCCGCTGTTGGCCAACACGGCGACCCTGGCGGTCATGCTCATCGTCATGATCGTCCTGGACCCCTTGCTCGCGCTCATCGTCGTCGCGGCCATCGCGCTGTTTCTTCTCCTCTCGCGAGGCTCCTCCCAGCGCATCACCGTGGCCGCCAGGAGCACCCGCAAGGGCGAGGGCCAGCTGGCCAACACCGCGCAGGAATCCCTGGCCTCGATGCCCGTCGTCCAGGCCTATGGCCTTGAGGACTACATCGCGAAGCGCTTCGGGGGAGCCAACGGGCGGGCCGTGCGCCAGGGTGTGAAATCCCTGCGGCTGGCGGCCAGGCTCGAACGCTCCACGGACCTCCTGGTCGGCATCGCGTCGGCCATCGTCCTCGTCGGAGGCGGCCTGCGGGTCCTCGACGGCGCGATGGGTGTGGGTGACCTCGTCCTGTTCACCTCCTACCTGCGCACCGCCATGAAGCCCCTGCGTGACATGGCCAAGTACACGGGCCGTATCTCTCGGGCCGGGGCCTCCGGTGAGCGCGTCGCCGACCTCATGGAGGTCCGCCAGGACATCGCGACGCACCCGGACGCTCTCAGCCCCGCCCGCATCGGTGGGTCGCTCGAGTTCGACCGCGTCGTCACCGAATACGACGGCGTGGAGGTCCTCCACGACGTGTCCCTCAGCGTCGCCCCGGGGGAGAGGGTGGCGATCATCGGCCCCTCCGGCTCCGGAAAGTCCACCTTGGCGTCCCTGGTGGTGCGCGCTCAGGATCCCGTGCGCGGCCGGGTCATCATGGGCGGCTACCCGATCAAGGAGCTCTCCCTTGCCGCGCTGCGATCCAACGTGACCCTGCTGCACCAGGAGGCCGTCCTCTTCGCCACCACGATCCGCGAGAACATCGCCCTGGGGCGCGAGGGCGCCTCGTATGAGGAGATCGTGGCGGCGGCCAAGGCCGCCAACGCGCACGCCTTCATCATGGAGATGCCCGGCGGTTACGACGCGCAGGTGGGCGAGCGGGGAGGAACTCTCTCCGGCGGCCAACGCCAACGCATCGCCATCGCCCGAGCGCTGCTGCGCAACACGCCTGTCATCATCCTCGACGAGGCCACCACCGGCCTGGACCCCGAATCCGCCGGCCTCGTCCTGGACGCCATCGACGGCCTCGTGAGCGGGCGCACCGCCCTGGCCGTCACCCACGACCCCCAGGTTGCCCTGCGCTGCACGCGCGTCGTGTGGATCGAGGAGGGACGGATCCTCCTGGACGGAAGCCCCGCGCGTCTGCTCGCACAGTCCGATCTCTTTCGAGCCTGGATGGCAAGCGCCGCGGCGAACACCAGCGGAGCGGGGGCATGA
- a CDS encoding phosphotransferase: MMNESMSLAISTLLNPERLSGALGEARAASRVRIKPGVSVSASLVDADGVPAGWARILWPAASPKADKTARKARSLGLPTRIRPLPFDLRIQWGGVESDPALMTHIARAAAAGSVDPATWSILRHNPLRRIVARSGGTIVRIRTHSRRVDTALGRYLQEAIPVPERLDDAADPHVCVLSDAGGCDLSTPRGSAEQVLSWNEEAGGLFARLHASAPPLHVRAALAAPAPSTPDTLRVHAAIIGVLDADLGARIEALARVAPEAPGGACAIIHADASPDQVLVSGSGRLLLADFDRARMGNAALDVASYTAATGPDAASAFLRGYEQAGGCIPDEVTMAAALLHARALSLADPLREARPDWALRVGQSLDLMEENTHGTH, from the coding sequence ATGATGAACGAGTCCATGTCCCTGGCAATCTCCACCCTCCTCAACCCGGAGCGCCTCAGCGGCGCCCTGGGCGAGGCCAGAGCGGCCAGCCGGGTGCGCATCAAGCCCGGTGTTTCCGTCAGCGCATCGCTCGTTGACGCCGACGGGGTCCCCGCGGGTTGGGCGCGCATCCTGTGGCCCGCCGCGAGCCCGAAGGCGGACAAGACCGCCAGGAAGGCGCGCAGCCTCGGCCTGCCCACCCGGATCCGCCCCCTGCCGTTCGACCTGCGCATCCAATGGGGCGGCGTCGAATCCGACCCCGCGCTCATGACCCACATCGCGCGCGCCGCCGCCGCGGGGAGCGTCGACCCGGCGACCTGGAGTATTCTGCGCCACAACCCCCTGCGTCGAATTGTCGCCCGGAGCGGCGGAACCATCGTGCGGATCCGGACCCACTCCAGGCGGGTCGACACCGCCCTCGGCCGCTACCTGCAGGAGGCCATCCCCGTCCCCGAGCGGCTTGACGACGCCGCAGACCCCCACGTGTGCGTCCTGTCCGACGCGGGAGGCTGTGACCTGTCCACCCCGCGCGGGAGCGCCGAGCAGGTGCTCAGCTGGAACGAGGAAGCCGGTGGCCTCTTCGCCCGCCTCCATGCCAGCGCGCCACCCCTCCACGTGCGGGCGGCGCTGGCCGCGCCCGCGCCCTCCACTCCCGACACGCTGCGCGTCCACGCCGCCATTATCGGCGTGCTTGATGCGGACCTGGGGGCACGCATCGAGGCTCTCGCACGCGTTGCCCCCGAAGCGCCCGGCGGGGCCTGCGCGATCATCCACGCCGACGCCTCACCGGATCAGGTGCTCGTCAGCGGGTCGGGTCGCCTGCTCCTGGCCGACTTCGACCGCGCCCGAATGGGGAACGCAGCCTTGGACGTCGCCTCCTACACGGCCGCCACCGGCCCCGATGCCGCCTCCGCCTTCCTGCGCGGCTACGAACAGGCCGGTGGGTGCATTCCCGACGAGGTGACCATGGCGGCGGCGCTTCTACACGCCCGCGCCCTGTCGCTGGCAGACCCCCTGCGCGAGGCGCGCCCCGACTGGGCGCTGCGGGTCGGACAATCTCTGGACCTCATGGAGGAGAACACCCATGGCACTCATTGA